In the genome of Palaemon carinicauda isolate YSFRI2023 chromosome 20, ASM3689809v2, whole genome shotgun sequence, one region contains:
- the LOC137660081 gene encoding balbiani ring protein 3-like, translating to MFLLECSCAFCDSELECLCAFCDSVLECSCAFCDSELECSCAFCDSEVECSCAFCDSELEWSCAFCDSELECSCAFCDSVLEWSCAFCDSELECSCAFSDSELECAFCDLELECACVFFDSELECSCAFSDSELEWSCAFSDSELECAFCDLELECACVFFDSELECSCAFSDSELEWSCAFSDSELECAFCDLELECACVFFDSELECSCAFSDSELEWSCAFSDSELECAFCDLELECACVFFDSELECSCAFSDSELEWSCAFSDSELECAFCDLELECACVFCDSELECSCAFSDSELECSCAFSDSELECAFCDLELECACVFFDSELECSCAFSDSELEWSCAFSDSELECAFCDLELECACVFFDSELECSCAFSDSELEWSCAFSDSELECAFCDLELECACVFFDSELECSCAFSDSELECSCAFSDSELECAFCDLELECACVFFDSELECSCVFFDSELECSCAFSDSELECTCACAEKVIQLPCAAVALV from the exons ATGTTCT TGTTAGAGTGCTCGTGCGCGTTCTGTGATTCAGAGTTAGAGTGCTTGTGCGCGTTCTGTGATTCAGTGTTAGAGTGCTCGTGCGCGTTCTGTGATTCAGAGTTAGAGTGCTCGTGCGCGTTCTGTGATTCAGAGGTAGAGTGCTCGTGCGCGTTCTGTGATTCAGAGTTAGAGTGGTCGTGCGCGTTCTGTGATTCAGAGTTAGAGTGCTCATGTGCGTTCTGTGATTCAGTGTTAGAGTGGTCGTGCGCGTTCTGTGATTCAGAGTTAGAGTGCTCTTGTGCGTTCTCTGATTCAGAGTTAGAGTGTGCGTTTTGTGATTTAGAGTTAGAGTGTGCGTGCGTGTTCTTTGATTCAGAGTTAGAGTGCTCGTGCGCGTTCTCTGATTCCGAGTTAGAATGGTCATGTGCGTTCTCTGATTCAGAGTTAGAGTGTGCGTTTTGTGATTTAGAGTTAGAGTGTGCGTGCGTGTTCTTTGATTCAGAGTTAGAGTGCTCGTGCGCGTTCTCTGATTCCGAGTTGGAGTGGTCATGTGCGTTCTCTGATTCAGAGTTAGAGTGTGCGTTTTGTGATTTAGAGTTAGAGTGTGCGTGCGTGTTCTTTGATTCAGAGTTAGAGTGCTCGTGCGCGTTCTCTGATTCAGAGTTGGAGTGGTCATGTGCGTTCTCTGATTCAGAGTTAGAGTGTGCGTTTTGTGATTTAGAGTTAGAGTGTGCGTGCGTGTTCTTTGATTCAGAGTTAGAGTGCTCGTGCGCGTTCTCTGATTCAGAGTTAGAGTGGTCATGTGCGTTCTCTGATTCAGAGTTAGAGTGTGCGTTTTGTGATTTAGAGTTAGAGTGTGCGTGCGTGTTCTGTGATTCAGAGTTAGAGTGCTCGTGCGCGTTCTCTGATTCAGAGTTGGAGTGCTCATGTGCGTTCTCTGATTCAGAGTTAGAGTGTGCGTTTTGTGATTTAGAGTTAGAGTGTGCGTGCGTGTTCTTTGATTCAGAGTTAGAGTGCTCGTGCGCGTTCTCTGATTCAGAGTTGGAGTGGTCATGTGCGTTCTCTGATTCAGAGTTAGAGTGTGCGTTTTGTGATTTAGAGTTAGAGTGTGCGTGCGTGTTCTTTGATTCAGAGTTAGAGTGCTCGTGCGCGTTCTCTGATTCAGAGTTGGAGTGGTCATGTGCGTTCTCTGATTCAGAGTTAGAGTGTGCGTTTTGTGATTTAGAGTTAGAGTGTGCGTGCGTGTTCTTTGATTCAGAGTTAGAGTGCTCGTGCGCGTTCTCTGATTCAGAGTTGGAGTGCTCATGTGCGTTCTCTGATTCAGAGTTAGAGTGTGCATTTTGTGATTTAGAGTTAGAGTGTGCGTGCGTGTTCTTTGATTCAGAGTTAGAGTGCTCGTGCGTGTTCTTTGATTCAGAGTTAGAGTGCTCGTGCGCGTTCTCTGATTCAGAGTTAGAATGCACGTGTGCGTGCGCGGAAAAGGTGATACAACTACCATGTGCTGCTGTAGCtcttgtttaa
- the LOC137660082 gene encoding uncharacterized protein, with the protein MNQSTRTQTLTLNHRTCTLNLNQRTRTLTLNHRTRTLTLNQRTRTLTLNQRARTRTLTLNQRTRTRTLTVNQRMCTRTLTLNQRKRTHTLTLNQSQRTSTLTLNHRTRTCTLTLNQRTRTRTLTLNHRTRNHTLTLNQRTRTLTLNQRTRTHTLTLNHRTRTLTLNQRTRSLTLNQRMRSPTLNKRTRTHTPILNQRTHAHSNSESQKAHAHSNSESENAHPHSNSESQNAHSNSESQNAHSNSESQNAHSNSESENAHPHSNSESQNAHSQNAHSNSESENVHEHSNSESQNAYANSNSESKNWHSNSESEKKNQAMHETTELENSPIQIPVFQERANFPERFWKVQLEFP; encoded by the coding sequence ATGAATCAGAGTACGCGCACGCAAACTCTAACTCTGAATCATAGAACGTGCACCCTAAATCTGAATCAGAGAACGCGCACTCTAACTCTGAATCATAGAACGCGCACTCTAACTCTGAATCAGAGAACGCGCACGCTAACTCTGAATCAGAGAGCGCGCACGCGCACTCTAACTCTGAATCAGAGGACGCGCACGCGCACTCTAACTGTGAATCAGAGAATGTGCACGCGCACTCTAACTCTGAATCAGAGAAAGCGCACGCACACTCTAACTCTGAATCAGAGCCAGCGCACGAGCACTCTAACTCTGAATCACAGAACGCGCACATGCACTCTAACTCTGAATCAGAGAACCCGCACGCGCACTCTAACTCTGAATCACAGAACGCGCAACCACACTCTGACTCTGAATCAGAGAACGCGCACTCTAACTCTGAATCAGAGAACGCGCACCCACACTCTAACTCTGAATCACAGAACGCGCACTCTAACTCTGAATCAGAGAACGCGCTCTCTAACTTTGAATCAGAGAATGCGCTCTCCAACTCTCAATAAGAGAACGCGCACGCACACTCCAATTCTGAATCAGAGAACGCACGCGCATTCTAACTCTGAATCACAGAAAGCGCACGCGCACTCTAACTCTGAATCAGAGAACGCGCACCCACACTCTAACTCTGAATCACAGAACGCGCACTCTAACTCTGAATCACAGAACGCGCACTCTAACTCTGAATCACAGAACGCGCACTCTAACTCTGAATCAGAGAACGCGCACCCACACTCTAACTCTGAATCACAGAACGCGCACTCTCAGAACGCGCACTCTAACTCTGAATCAGAGAACGTGCACGAGCACTCTAACTCTGAATCACAGAACGCGTACGCGAATTCTAACTCTGAATCAAAGAACTGGCACTCTAACtctgaatcagaaaaaaaaaatcaggcaatgcATGAAACCACAGAGTTGGAAAACTCTCCAATTCAAATTCCAGTCTTCCAGGAAAGAGCGAATTTTCCAGAACGATTCTGGAAGGTCCAACTGGAATTTCCTTAA